From a region of the Sinorhizobium chiapasense genome:
- a CDS encoding iron-sulfur cluster assembly scaffold protein, producing MNAGVLKATTIGAISCGKTLELMTGVDPVAEAVTAAKSQSLRCSSAIPSSSVIAELIIGPTADEAHRLIHRVKAGLIDGQPPDRTHRSAVNSTRSADFRGRGRFWDHESGALVCKRFGVDEGVIRRTSVSTDSLPASRLFATRSLLAVGARAPKQWGKCSSAMQQCSRKAPRRERRPVRKTKAAVDTASSTCRNAVKGTRSPEGCGGCNLVDVGHDQAPSPRRAPRSRVCRPRSSSTARATRAAEHMNVHVTPRPPRMQP from the coding sequence ATGAATGCCGGCGTCCTTAAGGCCACTACAATCGGCGCCATCTCCTGCGGCAAAACGCTTGAACTGATGACCGGAGTCGATCCTGTTGCCGAAGCGGTCACTGCCGCGAAATCCCAGTCTTTGCGCTGCAGCTCCGCGATCCCCTCTTCGTCAGTGATTGCCGAACTCATCATTGGACCGACTGCCGACGAAGCGCATCGCCTCATCCACCGGGTGAAAGCGGGGCTCATCGACGGCCAGCCGCCGGACAGGACGCACCGTTCGGCTGTGAATTCTACTAGGAGCGCCGATTTCCGCGGCAGGGGACGCTTCTGGGATCACGAGTCAGGCGCCCTCGTCTGCAAACGCTTTGGTGTCGACGAAGGCGTAATCAGAAGGACATCCGTATCAACTGACTCACTGCCAGCGAGCAGGCTATTTGCGACACGAAGCCTGCTGGCAGTTGGGGCGCGTGCTCCAAAGCAGTGGGGCAAATGCTCGTCGGCCATGCAGCAATGTTCACGGAAGGCGCCACGACGTGAGAGGAGGCCCGTACGCAAAACAAAGGCCGCCGTCGATACGGCAAGTTCGACTTGTCGGAACGCTGTCAAGGGCACGCGTTCACCTGAGGGCTGCGGGGGCTGCAACCTTGTCGACGTCGGCCATGATCAAGCTCCCTCGCCCCGCCGCGCGCCTCGATCCCGTGTCTGCAGGCCTCGGTCATCATCGACGGCACGCGCAACCAGAGCGGCCGAGCACATGAATGTTCACGTCACTCCCCGCCCGCCGAGAATGCAACCATGA
- the nifT gene encoding putative nitrogen fixation protein NifT, with protein MKVMIRRTSAGLSAYVPKKDLEEPIIKVEKEDLWGGAVTLKNGWRIALPDLPRDTPLPITVEAKRIFDKD; from the coding sequence ATGAAGGTAATGATCCGCAGAACCAGCGCCGGCTTGTCGGCCTATGTTCCGAAGAAGGATCTCGAAGAGCCAATTATCAAGGTCGAGAAGGAAGATCTATGGGGTGGAGCTGTAACGCTCAAGAACGGCTGGCGCATCGCCCTGCCCGACCTGCCCCGGGATACGCCTCTTCCGATCACCGTCGAGGCTAAGAGGATTTTCGACAAGGACTGA
- a CDS encoding ferredoxin family protein, with the protein MTIAVTNLRVEEKLYQNRYVVDSGRPHIKVRPHQSPSAKLYALTSVCPAKCYELNDKGQVEITADGCMECGTCRVLCEASGEIEWNYPRGGFGVLFKFG; encoded by the coding sequence ATGACGATCGCAGTCACCAACTTGCGCGTAGAGGAAAAGCTTTATCAAAATCGCTATGTAGTCGATTCAGGACGCCCGCACATTAAAGTGCGACCGCACCAGTCGCCGAGCGCGAAACTCTACGCCCTCACAAGCGTCTGCCCGGCCAAATGCTATGAGTTGAATGACAAGGGCCAAGTGGAGATCACCGCCGACGGGTGCATGGAGTGCGGCACATGCAGAGTCCTTTGCGAGGCAAGTGGTGAGATCGAGTGGAATTACCCGCGAGGCGGCTTCGGTGTCCTCTTCAAGTTCGGATGA
- a CDS encoding 4Fe-4S binding protein, which yields MAFRIIASQCTQCGACEFECPSGAIKFKGEAYVIDPEKCTECKGEFELQQCASVCPVPKTCIPA from the coding sequence ATGGCCTTCCGGATCATCGCATCCCAATGCACCCAATGCGGTGCCTGTGAATTCGAATGTCCCTCCGGCGCGATCAAATTCAAGGGAGAGGCCTACGTGATCGATCCGGAAAAGTGCACCGAATGCAAGGGAGAATTCGAATTGCAGCAATGTGCCTCCGTATGTCCAGTGCCAAAGACCTGCATTCCTGCCTGA
- a CDS encoding FAD-binding protein → MTEEKFDAIVIGAGMAGNAAAYTMASRGLKVLQLERGEYPGSKNVQGAIMYSNMLEKIIPDFRDDAPLERHLVEQRFWMMDDTSHVGMQYRSDDFNESRPNRYTVIRAQFDKWFSRQVREAGATVLCETTVTELARDADGKVIGVHTDRTGDVILADVVVLAEGVNGLLGTRAGLRETPKPETVALAVKEMHFLPEEVIDQRFGLKANEGCVIEAAGTISRSMAGLAFLYTNKESISIGIGCLVSDFAATMESPYDLLENFKNHPSVRPLIADSEVKEYAAHLIPEGGYKAIPQLFGNGWVVAGDAAQLNNAVHREGSNLAMTSGRLAGEAILQVKKRGDPMIKENLALYKSKLDKSFVIKDLRKYKDMPALLHTNSRNFFTTYPQLLSQAAQNFMRVDSTPKLDKERATTAAFVKERSRWGLVSDAVRLAFAWR, encoded by the coding sequence ATGACCGAGGAAAAGTTCGACGCCATAGTTATCGGGGCCGGTATGGCCGGCAACGCAGCCGCTTACACCATGGCGAGCCGCGGCCTGAAGGTGCTGCAGCTGGAGCGCGGCGAGTATCCGGGCTCCAAGAATGTCCAGGGCGCCATCATGTACTCAAATATGCTGGAGAAAATCATCCCGGACTTTCGGGATGATGCGCCTCTCGAGCGGCATCTGGTCGAGCAACGCTTCTGGATGATGGACGACACATCCCACGTCGGGATGCAATACCGCTCGGATGACTTCAACGAGTCGAGACCAAACCGCTATACGGTCATTCGTGCCCAGTTCGACAAGTGGTTTTCGCGCCAGGTGCGCGAGGCGGGAGCGACGGTTCTGTGCGAAACGACGGTGACGGAACTCGCCCGCGATGCAGATGGGAAAGTGATCGGCGTTCACACTGACCGCACCGGCGACGTGATCCTGGCGGACGTGGTCGTTCTCGCAGAAGGGGTCAATGGGCTGCTCGGCACGCGGGCTGGCTTGCGTGAGACGCCGAAACCCGAAACCGTGGCGCTTGCAGTCAAGGAAATGCATTTCCTGCCGGAAGAGGTGATCGATCAGCGCTTCGGCCTTAAGGCCAACGAAGGCTGCGTGATCGAGGCAGCCGGAACCATCTCCCGTAGCATGGCTGGGCTCGCCTTCCTCTACACCAACAAAGAGTCGATCTCGATCGGCATCGGCTGCCTCGTCTCGGATTTTGCCGCGACGATGGAGAGCCCTTACGACCTGCTCGAAAACTTCAAGAACCATCCGTCGGTCCGGCCGCTGATCGCAGATTCGGAGGTCAAGGAATATGCCGCTCATCTCATTCCGGAAGGTGGTTACAAGGCAATCCCGCAGCTCTTCGGCAATGGCTGGGTGGTCGCAGGCGACGCCGCGCAGCTCAACAACGCCGTGCACCGGGAGGGATCCAATCTCGCCATGACGTCCGGGCGCCTCGCCGGTGAAGCCATCTTGCAGGTCAAGAAACGCGGGGACCCAATGATCAAGGAGAACCTCGCCCTCTACAAGTCGAAGCTGGACAAGTCCTTCGTCATAAAAGATTTGCGGAAATACAAGGACATGCCCGCCCTGCTCCACACCAATTCCCGCAATTTCTTCACGACATATCCGCAATTGCTGTCGCAGGCTGCACAGAACTTCATGCGTGTCGACAGCACCCCGAAGCTCGACAAGGAACGGGCGACTACGGCGGCCTTCGTCAAGGAGCGCTCGCGCTGGGGGCTCGTTAGTGACGCAGTCCGCTTGGCATTCGCCTGGCGCTGA
- a CDS encoding electron transfer flavoprotein subunit beta/FixA family protein, which yields MHIVICIKQVPDSAQIRVHPVTNTIMRQGVPTIINPYDLFALEEALKLRDAHGGEVTVLTMGPPMAEDALRKALTYGADRAVLLTDRYFAGSDTLATSFALSQAIAKIGETFGTPDIVFTGKQTIDGDTAQVGPGIAKRLDLLQLTYVAKIASIDLNTREITVERRSEGGTQTLMSKLPCLITMLEGTNEIRRGSLDDALRAARSRIVKWSAADAGIEDLTKCGLRGSPTVVKRVFAPAARAEKAEQIETTEKTPRDLADELIAGIFSRQPALEDELAFDGDA from the coding sequence ATGCACATCGTAATCTGTATCAAGCAGGTGCCGGACTCCGCACAGATACGAGTCCATCCGGTGACGAACACAATCATGCGTCAGGGTGTGCCAACCATTATCAACCCCTACGACCTGTTCGCCCTGGAGGAGGCACTCAAATTGCGCGACGCCCATGGCGGCGAGGTCACCGTGCTCACCATGGGGCCGCCCATGGCAGAGGACGCTTTGCGCAAGGCGCTCACTTACGGCGCCGACCGCGCGGTACTTTTGACCGACCGATATTTCGCCGGCTCCGACACTCTGGCGACCTCATTCGCTCTTTCTCAAGCTATCGCGAAGATCGGCGAGACCTTCGGTACGCCTGATATCGTCTTCACCGGCAAGCAGACGATCGACGGCGACACCGCCCAAGTCGGGCCCGGCATCGCCAAGCGCCTCGACCTCCTGCAGCTCACCTACGTCGCGAAGATCGCCTCCATTGATCTAAACACGCGGGAGATCACAGTAGAGCGCCGCTCGGAAGGCGGCACGCAAACGCTGATGAGCAAGCTCCCTTGCCTCATCACAATGCTGGAAGGCACCAATGAGATCCGCCGCGGCTCGCTAGACGACGCGCTACGTGCCGCGCGCAGCCGGATCGTGAAGTGGAGCGCGGCCGACGCCGGTATTGAGGACCTCACCAAATGCGGCCTGCGCGGTTCTCCAACCGTCGTCAAGCGCGTCTTTGCCCCTGCTGCGCGGGCCGAAAAGGCGGAGCAAATCGAAACCACCGAAAAGACGCCGCGCGATCTTGCCGATGAGTTGATCGCCGGGATCTTCTCGCGCCAGCCGGCGCTGGAAGACGAACTCGCCTTCGATGGCGACGCGTGA
- the nifB gene encoding nitrogenase cofactor biosynthesis protein NifB has product MSSPMISLKSLTSKTTMNQLLATAKSGACASSSCGSPAKPDDVDPDTWEKIKDHPCYSEEAHHYFARMHVAVAPACNIQCNYCNRKYDCANESRPGVVSERLTPDQALRKVIAVANEVPQLSVLGIAGPGDACYDWKKTKATFERVASEIPDIKLCLSTNGLALPDHVDELADMNVDHVTITINMVDPEIGAKIYPWIFHDHRRFTGLEAAKILHERQMLGLEMLTARGILTKINSVMIPGVNDEHLIEVNKWVKERGAFLHNVMPLISDPEHGTHYGLTGQRGPRAVELKTLQDRLDGGARLMRHCRQCRADAVGLLGEDRGQEFTLDRIPGEVSYDASKRETYREVVARERGDHVAAKSEAIGMVKTAGSSGLLLVAVATKGGGRINEHFGHAKEFQVYEASAIGINLVGHRKVEQYCRGGWGEESTLDDVIAALDGIDILLCAKIGDCPKDQLTKAGVRVTDDYGYDYIETAISALYAAEFGLEPLAATA; this is encoded by the coding sequence ATGTCCTCACCGATGATTTCGCTTAAAAGCCTGACCAGCAAGACAACAATGAATCAGTTGCTGGCGACCGCGAAGTCCGGTGCTTGCGCTTCCTCATCCTGCGGTTCGCCCGCAAAGCCGGACGACGTGGACCCTGATACCTGGGAGAAGATCAAGGACCATCCCTGCTATTCAGAAGAAGCGCACCACTATTTCGCACGCATGCACGTCGCGGTCGCCCCAGCCTGCAATATCCAGTGTAACTACTGCAATCGTAAATATGACTGCGCCAATGAAAGCCGGCCCGGGGTCGTCTCGGAAAGGCTCACGCCGGACCAGGCGCTGCGAAAGGTCATTGCGGTCGCCAATGAAGTCCCGCAGCTTTCCGTACTCGGCATCGCCGGACCGGGCGATGCCTGCTATGACTGGAAGAAGACAAAGGCGACATTTGAACGAGTCGCGAGCGAAATCCCCGACATCAAGCTGTGCCTTTCGACGAACGGTCTAGCGCTGCCCGACCATGTCGACGAGCTTGCTGACATGAACGTTGATCACGTGACGATCACCATCAACATGGTCGATCCGGAGATCGGTGCGAAGATATATCCCTGGATTTTTCATGACCATCGCCGCTTCACTGGACTCGAAGCCGCCAAAATCCTGCACGAGCGACAGATGTTGGGTCTGGAAATGCTGACCGCGCGCGGCATCCTCACCAAGATCAATTCGGTGATGATCCCCGGGGTAAACGACGAGCACCTGATCGAGGTGAACAAATGGGTCAAGGAGCGCGGCGCGTTCCTGCACAACGTGATGCCGCTGATTTCCGACCCGGAGCATGGCACCCATTACGGCCTGACCGGGCAGCGCGGCCCGCGGGCGGTCGAACTGAAGACGCTTCAAGATCGTCTCGATGGCGGCGCCAGGCTGATGCGCCATTGCCGGCAGTGCCGGGCCGATGCGGTCGGCCTTCTGGGCGAGGACCGTGGCCAGGAATTTACCCTGGACCGGATTCCCGGCGAGGTGAGCTACGACGCCAGCAAGCGCGAGACCTATCGGGAGGTGGTCGCGCGCGAGCGAGGTGATCACGTGGCGGCCAAGAGCGAGGCAATCGGGATGGTCAAGACGGCAGGCTCCAGTGGGTTACTCCTCGTCGCCGTAGCCACCAAAGGCGGCGGCCGCATCAACGAACATTTCGGCCATGCGAAGGAATTCCAGGTTTATGAAGCCTCGGCCATCGGGATCAACCTCGTCGGGCATCGCAAGGTCGAGCAGTATTGCCGCGGCGGCTGGGGCGAGGAGTCCACCCTAGATGACGTCATCGCTGCGCTCGATGGTATCGATATCCTGTTGTGCGCCAAAATCGGAGATTGCCCTAAGGATCAGCTCACGAAGGCCGGAGTCCGAGTAACGGACGATTATGGCTATGACTACATCGAGACGGCCATCAGCGCACTTTACGCCGCCGAATTTGGGCTCGAGCCACTGGCGGCTACGGCCTGA
- the nifA gene encoding nif-specific transcriptional activator NifA, with the protein MAPTRPEIMLTNVVNILSSMLDLRHGAIVVLDDENEPEIVATAGVTPSPPSGRDRIIPQAAIDEIVATGAPVVIQDASKSELFRAHLQTSSNGGAIPGRFIGVPVKAERRILGALSVVRARGDATGLPYDEDVRFLTMVANLVGQTIWLHRTFGMDGQRLMEEQCRREKSPDDERNDTGGRLPAKIDWIVGESPAVKQVLETVSAVAPTNTTVLLRGESGTGKEFFAQAIHELSPRRKKPFVRLNCAALPEGVLESELFGHEKGAFTGAISQRAGRFELANGGTLLLDEIGEISPAFQAKLLRVLQEGELERVGGTRTLRVDVRLICATNRDLETAVVNGEFRADLYYRINVVPIVLPPLRERPGDISRLAKAFLKRFNKENGRELAFAPSALQLVSQCRFPGNVRELENCVRRTATLAQSTTIVQSDFACQNSQCLSSLLWKGADGSNGGNATDDLARGMPAGSPLTVRRVGGSESEASCSNACDPNDPACPAMGARLTERERLIDAMEKSGWVQAKAARVLGLTPRQVGYALRRHQIEIKKF; encoded by the coding sequence ATGGCCCCCACCCGGCCGGAGATCATGCTCACCAATGTCGTGAACATCCTCTCCTCGATGCTCGACTTGCGTCATGGAGCAATCGTCGTCCTCGACGATGAAAACGAGCCAGAAATTGTCGCGACTGCCGGCGTCACGCCCTCACCTCCATCCGGCCGTGACCGAATTATACCGCAGGCCGCAATAGACGAGATCGTCGCTACGGGGGCACCCGTCGTCATACAGGATGCCAGCAAATCGGAGCTCTTCCGGGCTCACCTTCAGACGTCCTCGAACGGCGGCGCCATCCCAGGTCGTTTTATTGGTGTCCCGGTAAAGGCCGAGCGCAGGATTCTTGGAGCGCTATCGGTCGTCCGCGCCAGGGGCGACGCCACTGGCTTGCCCTATGACGAAGACGTTCGCTTTCTCACAATGGTTGCCAACCTTGTCGGCCAGACTATCTGGCTCCATCGCACTTTTGGCATGGATGGCCAGCGGCTCATGGAGGAGCAATGCAGACGGGAAAAATCCCCAGACGATGAGAGGAACGACACCGGCGGGCGTCTGCCTGCCAAAATCGACTGGATCGTCGGGGAAAGTCCCGCAGTCAAGCAGGTGCTCGAAACCGTCTCGGCCGTGGCCCCAACCAATACCACCGTCCTTCTGCGGGGCGAAAGCGGCACCGGCAAGGAATTCTTCGCACAGGCCATCCATGAGCTTTCACCTCGGAGGAAGAAACCTTTCGTAAGGTTGAACTGCGCCGCATTGCCTGAAGGCGTTCTGGAATCAGAGCTGTTTGGGCATGAAAAGGGTGCCTTCACCGGGGCTATCTCGCAGCGCGCGGGTCGTTTCGAACTGGCCAATGGCGGAACCCTGTTGCTTGATGAAATCGGCGAGATCTCGCCTGCATTTCAGGCCAAGCTGTTGCGCGTCTTGCAGGAAGGTGAACTGGAGCGGGTTGGCGGCACCAGAACGCTAAGGGTCGACGTGCGGCTCATATGCGCCACCAACAGGGACCTCGAGACAGCTGTCGTCAATGGAGAGTTCAGGGCTGATCTTTATTACCGCATCAATGTGGTCCCAATTGTCTTGCCGCCGCTCAGAGAGCGACCCGGCGATATTTCGCGCCTTGCAAAGGCTTTCCTCAAACGATTCAACAAGGAGAACGGCCGCGAACTCGCTTTCGCGCCGTCGGCGCTCCAACTGGTCTCGCAATGCCGTTTCCCTGGGAACGTCCGTGAGCTTGAAAATTGCGTGCGAAGGACGGCAACACTCGCGCAATCCACGACGATCGTTCAGTCGGATTTCGCCTGCCAGAACAGCCAGTGCCTCTCTTCGCTACTGTGGAAAGGAGCCGACGGTTCAAACGGCGGCAATGCCACCGATGACCTCGCCAGGGGAATGCCGGCTGGATCGCCGCTCACAGTCAGGCGTGTCGGCGGCTCGGAGAGCGAGGCGTCGTGCTCCAACGCCTGCGACCCGAACGATCCTGCTTGCCCCGCAATGGGTGCGCGTCTGACCGAGCGCGAGCGACTGATCGACGCGATGGAGAAGTCCGGCTGGGTTCAGGCCAAGGCGGCTCGCGTCCTCGGCCTCACCCCGCGTCAGGTCGGTTATGCTCTGCGCCGGCATCAAATCGAGATAAAGAAGTTCTAG
- a CDS encoding electron transfer flavoprotein subunit alpha/FixB family protein: MLNTKQGTPPPAAGRAGMKKELPEHFKDYRHVWVFIELERGQVHPVSFELLGEGRKLADKLGVELAGVVLGPAGEATLYAVAEAFAYGADLAYLVEAPLLEDYRNEPFTKAMTDLVTTYKPEILLLGATTLGRDLAGSVATTLLTGLTADCTELDVDAEGSLAATRPTFGGSLLCTIYTLNCRPQMATVRPRVMAMPQRVNKPIGRVIQHDVPMIEEEIVTKALGFLSDGQSSTANLAYADVVVAGGLGLGAAENLKLVKNLARAIGAEYGCSRPLVQKGWMPADRQIGQTGKTIRPKLYIAAGISGAIQHRVGVGGADLIVAINTDRNAPIFDFAHLGVVTDAIRFLPSLTEVFTHRLSPHSRDKLAN, encoded by the coding sequence ATGTTGAACACGAAGCAAGGCACCCCTCCTCCAGCCGCTGGCCGCGCCGGCATGAAGAAGGAACTGCCCGAGCATTTCAAGGACTACCGGCACGTTTGGGTCTTCATCGAGCTGGAGCGGGGCCAGGTCCATCCCGTCTCCTTCGAGCTGCTCGGCGAAGGCCGCAAGCTCGCTGACAAACTGGGGGTCGAGCTTGCCGGCGTCGTTCTCGGACCGGCGGGAGAGGCCACCCTTTATGCCGTTGCCGAGGCCTTTGCTTACGGCGCCGATCTTGCCTACCTGGTCGAGGCGCCGCTCCTCGAAGACTACCGCAACGAGCCCTTCACCAAAGCAATGACGGACTTGGTCACGACATACAAACCGGAGATCCTGCTTCTCGGTGCGACCACGCTCGGCCGCGATCTTGCCGGTTCCGTTGCGACGACGTTGTTGACGGGACTGACGGCCGACTGCACCGAACTTGATGTGGATGCGGAAGGCTCGCTCGCCGCAACTCGGCCGACTTTCGGCGGCTCCCTGCTATGCACAATCTACACCCTCAACTGCCGTCCGCAGATGGCAACAGTGCGGCCAAGGGTCATGGCCATGCCGCAGCGCGTGAACAAGCCGATCGGGCGTGTCATTCAGCACGACGTCCCGATGATAGAGGAAGAGATCGTTACCAAGGCCCTCGGCTTCCTGTCCGATGGCCAGTCGTCGACCGCCAATCTCGCCTATGCCGACGTCGTGGTTGCCGGAGGCCTTGGTCTGGGCGCGGCGGAGAACCTGAAGCTTGTAAAGAATCTCGCGCGGGCGATTGGGGCCGAATATGGCTGTTCGCGTCCGTTGGTCCAGAAGGGCTGGATGCCGGCTGATCGGCAGATCGGCCAAACCGGCAAGACCATCCGGCCGAAGCTCTACATCGCGGCCGGGATCTCGGGCGCCATCCAACACCGGGTTGGCGTCGGGGGAGCTGATCTCATTGTGGCGATCAACACCGACCGAAACGCACCGATTTTCGATTTCGCTCACCTCGGCGTGGTGACCGATGCGATCCGCTTCCTGCCGTCCTTGACGGAAGTCTTCACCCATAGGCTGTCGCCGCACAGTCGCGATAAGCTTGCGAACTAA
- the nifS gene encoding cysteine desulfurase NifS: protein MRSIYLDNNATTRVDPEVVEAMLPFFTDQFGNPSSTHAFGSSVGVAVRKARQQLQALIGAEFDYEIAFTSGGTESDTTAILSALEVTPERTEIVTSAVEHPAVLTLCAHLEMTRGVKVHRIPVDQHGRLDLDAYKAALTAHVAIVSLMWANNETGTIFPVVQLAAQAKLVGALFHTDAVQAVGKIPIDLKSTAIDMLSLSSHKLHGPKGIGALYVKRGVRFRSLIKGGHQERGRRAGTENTPGIVGLGKAAELASKFMDDENTRVKALRDRLEKGVLQRVPDTFVTGDPLERLPNTANIAFEHAEGGGMLRLLNRHGIACSSGSACSSGSLESSHVLRAMNLPQTAAQGTVRFSFSRDNGEEDVDRVLEVMPGIVEELRDTPRPKARAEDHNPDKAK, encoded by the coding sequence ATGAGATCTATCTATCTCGACAACAACGCAACGACACGGGTCGATCCTGAAGTGGTTGAAGCCATGCTGCCATTCTTCACGGATCAATTCGGAAATCCTTCTTCGACGCACGCTTTCGGCTCCTCCGTCGGCGTGGCGGTGAGAAAGGCGCGCCAGCAGTTGCAAGCGCTGATCGGAGCGGAGTTCGATTATGAGATCGCGTTCACCTCGGGCGGGACGGAAAGCGACACTACGGCGATCCTTTCGGCGCTCGAGGTGACGCCTGAGCGCACAGAGATCGTGACTTCCGCAGTCGAGCATCCGGCCGTGCTGACACTTTGCGCGCACCTTGAGATGACCCGCGGCGTCAAGGTGCACCGCATTCCGGTGGATCAACACGGTCGTCTCGACCTCGATGCCTACAAGGCCGCCCTCACCGCGCATGTAGCAATCGTTTCGCTCATGTGGGCGAATAATGAGACCGGTACAATCTTTCCCGTGGTTCAGCTCGCCGCCCAGGCCAAGCTGGTCGGTGCCCTTTTTCATACAGACGCGGTCCAGGCGGTCGGGAAGATTCCAATAGATCTTAAATCGACTGCAATCGACATGCTTTCGCTCTCCAGCCATAAGCTGCACGGTCCAAAAGGAATCGGCGCGCTCTACGTAAAACGCGGCGTACGCTTCCGCTCGCTGATCAAGGGGGGGCATCAGGAGCGCGGCAGGCGCGCGGGTACAGAGAATACGCCCGGCATAGTCGGACTCGGCAAAGCGGCCGAACTTGCCTCAAAATTCATGGATGACGAGAACACACGGGTAAAAGCTCTCCGAGACCGTCTGGAGAAGGGCGTTCTCCAGCGTGTTCCAGACACCTTCGTCACCGGCGATCCGCTGGAGCGGTTGCCGAACACCGCGAACATCGCGTTCGAACATGCCGAAGGCGGTGGCATGCTGCGTCTACTCAATCGCCATGGCATCGCCTGCTCCTCCGGCTCGGCCTGCAGCTCCGGCTCGCTGGAATCGAGCCATGTCCTGCGCGCGATGAATCTTCCTCAAACGGCGGCACAAGGGACAGTGCGGTTCTCCTTCTCACGCGACAATGGCGAGGAGGATGTCGACCGGGTGCTCGAAGTCATGCCCGGAATCGTGGAGGAACTGCGTGACACTCCCCGTCCTAAAGCACGTGCCGAAGACCACAATCCGGATAAGGCAAAGTAA
- a CDS encoding iron-sulfur cluster assembly accessory protein gives MITLTENAVAGMKAALSRATEPVEGFRIMVQAGGCAGFKYVMGMESLAREGDVVIETCGVTVFVDVDSQPQIAGMTVDFVTGVESSGFVFDNPNAREKCSCGKSFG, from the coding sequence ATGATCACGCTCACCGAGAATGCCGTCGCCGGCATGAAAGCTGCGCTCTCCCGAGCCACCGAACCGGTGGAAGGTTTTCGCATCATGGTCCAGGCAGGCGGCTGCGCGGGCTTCAAATACGTGATGGGAATGGAAAGCCTGGCGCGTGAGGGGGACGTGGTCATCGAAACCTGTGGGGTTACGGTGTTCGTGGACGTAGATTCGCAACCCCAAATTGCCGGTATGACCGTTGACTTCGTCACCGGTGTCGAATCCTCCGGCTTTGTCTTCGACAATCCAAACGCGAGAGAGAAGTGTTCCTGCGGCAAGTCCTTTGGCTGA
- the nifW gene encoding nitrogenase stabilizing/protective protein NifW has product MTRCFDESHHIDVKDILARLRSLSAAEEFFAALGVSYDPKVLNVSRLHIMKRMGQYLGEEDFAGLPDQVIAARARAMLERAYEDFATSSPLAHRVFKVLKDHDPDNPAPPGRTFVPFDSVLKPIEKK; this is encoded by the coding sequence ATGACCAGGTGTTTTGATGAGAGCCATCATATTGATGTCAAGGATATCCTCGCGCGGCTAAGGAGCCTGTCGGCTGCAGAGGAGTTCTTCGCAGCGCTTGGCGTCTCCTATGACCCGAAAGTGCTCAACGTCTCACGTCTCCATATCATGAAGCGTATGGGCCAATATCTCGGCGAAGAAGATTTCGCCGGTCTGCCCGACCAGGTGATCGCGGCTCGGGCCCGCGCCATGCTGGAACGGGCCTACGAGGATTTTGCGACTTCCTCCCCGCTCGCGCACCGGGTCTTCAAGGTGCTCAAGGACCACGACCCGGACAATCCCGCTCCACCGGGCCGCACCTTCGTGCCGTTCGACTCCGTTCTGAAGCCGATCGAGAAGAAATGA
- a CDS encoding nitrogen fixation protein NifZ, protein MGLQREQEVEIRKPPRFMPGERVRATRHIKNDGTYPGKNIGENLVRKGDEGYVRDIGTFLQQFYVYAVEWVDRGTVVGMRARELTSLQKTVTVLNEGIAK, encoded by the coding sequence ATGGGCCTTCAACGCGAACAGGAAGTGGAAATCCGCAAGCCGCCCCGATTCATGCCGGGTGAGCGGGTCCGTGCCACACGCCACATCAAGAATGACGGCACCTATCCCGGCAAAAATATCGGCGAAAACCTGGTGCGGAAGGGCGACGAGGGTTATGTGCGCGACATTGGTACCTTTCTCCAGCAGTTCTACGTCTATGCCGTCGAGTGGGTCGATCGCGGCACCGTTGTCGGCATGCGCGCGCGTGAACTGACGAGCCTCCAGAAAACTGTCACTGTCCTCAATGAAGGGATAGCCAAATGA